In one window of Mesorhizobium sp. B2-1-1 DNA:
- a CDS encoding TetR/AcrR family transcriptional regulator, giving the protein MPVSAQTRREKQKAEQRSELVEAAHKLVQEEGYEGLTIRKLAKRVGYAPMSVYSYFADKQDILFALAEDAFETLARRIEEHPADDPIEALQAVMTEYAAFGLGNPNEYRTVFMTEKTKLPAGRSYEDMEESNPAMKVLISRVEACVAAGKLQGDPRAIATMLWAVGHGTISLLITFPFYPFGDPQAFVKRMCDFTLATLSTQNVPPLTETPVNC; this is encoded by the coding sequence TTGCCGGTGAGCGCCCAGACACGCCGCGAGAAACAAAAGGCCGAACAGCGTTCCGAACTTGTGGAGGCCGCGCACAAGCTCGTGCAGGAGGAAGGCTATGAGGGCCTGACCATCCGCAAGCTGGCCAAGCGCGTCGGCTACGCGCCGATGTCGGTCTATTCCTATTTCGCCGACAAGCAGGACATATTGTTCGCGCTGGCTGAGGATGCGTTCGAGACGCTTGCCCGACGCATCGAGGAGCATCCTGCCGACGATCCGATCGAGGCGCTGCAAGCGGTGATGACGGAATACGCCGCATTCGGGCTTGGCAATCCCAATGAATACCGCACCGTCTTCATGACCGAAAAGACCAAGCTGCCGGCAGGCCGGAGCTACGAGGACATGGAAGAAAGCAACCCGGCGATGAAGGTGCTGATCAGCAGGGTCGAGGCCTGCGTCGCCGCGGGGAAGTTGCAGGGTGATCCGCGCGCCATTGCTACCATGCTGTGGGCGGTCGGCCACGGCACCATCTCGCTGCTGATCACCTTCCCCTTCTACCCCTTCGGTGATCCGCAGGCTTTCGTGAAACGGATGTGCGATTTCACCCTTGCCACGCTCAGCACGCAGAACGTGCCCCCGCTGACCGAGACACCGGTCAACTGCTGA
- a CDS encoding Gfo/Idh/MocA family protein has protein sequence MHRLLLLGTGGIAGHHVEEFARIPGCTIVACVDQVPGRAARFAAANQISQSFESLEAAIGWGAFDAAINATPDGVHKATTLALLAHGKHVFCEKPLAPNHADALAMTEAAEAAGVVNMVNLTYRNSPAIEEARRMVQAGEIGALRHVEASYKQSWLVSKSWGDWRIEDKWLWRLSNRHGSTGVLGDVGIHILDFASYGADQDIATLHADLVTFPKAEGDRIGDYVLDANDSVAMTARFKSGALATIVASRYMTGHANDLSLAMHGTKGAIKVKTDGKVSRLSACLGEDIDQQRWRTLALPDVKRNALRFAEALDTGRNGDPSFRRAADMQRLIDAAFESSSSRLPVTIA, from the coding sequence ATGCACCGCCTCCTTCTGCTCGGCACCGGTGGCATTGCCGGACATCACGTCGAGGAGTTCGCCAGGATTCCAGGCTGCACAATCGTCGCCTGCGTCGACCAGGTGCCGGGCCGGGCGGCGAGGTTCGCCGCCGCCAACCAGATCAGCCAGTCTTTCGAGAGCCTGGAAGCGGCGATCGGCTGGGGTGCGTTCGATGCGGCCATCAATGCGACGCCGGATGGCGTGCACAAGGCCACGACGCTGGCGCTGCTTGCCCATGGGAAACACGTCTTTTGCGAAAAGCCGCTGGCGCCGAACCATGCCGACGCGCTTGCAATGACGGAAGCGGCCGAGGCGGCCGGGGTCGTCAACATGGTCAACCTGACCTACCGCAACTCGCCGGCGATCGAGGAAGCGCGACGCATGGTGCAGGCCGGCGAGATCGGCGCATTGCGCCATGTCGAGGCGAGCTACAAACAGAGCTGGCTGGTCAGCAAGTCATGGGGCGACTGGCGCATCGAGGACAAATGGCTGTGGCGCCTGTCCAACCGGCACGGTTCGACGGGCGTGCTCGGCGATGTCGGTATCCACATTCTGGATTTCGCGAGCTATGGCGCCGACCAGGACATCGCCACCCTGCACGCCGACCTGGTGACGTTTCCCAAGGCCGAAGGCGATCGGATCGGCGATTATGTGCTTGATGCCAACGACAGTGTCGCAATGACGGCGCGGTTCAAATCCGGGGCGCTCGCGACGATCGTCGCCAGCCGCTACATGACCGGCCACGCCAACGACCTGTCGCTGGCCATGCATGGCACCAAGGGCGCCATCAAGGTCAAAACAGACGGCAAGGTTTCGCGCCTGTCGGCCTGCCTGGGCGAGGACATCGACCAGCAACGTTGGCGGACACTGGCGCTGCCGGATGTGAAGCGCAACGCGCTGCGTTTCGCCGAAGCGCTCGATACGGGAAGGAACGGCGATCCATCCTTCCGTCGCGCCGCCGACATGCAGAGGCTGATCGACGCGGCCTTCGAGAGTTCGTCGTCCAGACTGCCGGTCACGATCGCCTGA
- a CDS encoding sarcosine oxidase subunit alpha has protein sequence MSGAFRIPSAGRLSQAKTARFSFDGQSYTGIEGDTLASALLANGVHLVGRSFKYHRPRGVLSAGAEEPNALVQIVRDDARKTPNVRATVQELYDGLAANSQNRWPSLSFDVSAVNDLASPLFSAGFYYKTFMWPKAAWKSLYEPKIREAAGLGVSPDRPDPDHYSSRYAHCDVLVLGGGGAGIAAALAAAETGVRVILADEQAEFGGSLRFESGAKIDGQGGFAWAQAAIARLKGMDNVRVLSRTTAFGYYAQNFVGLVERVSDHLQNPGHDLPRERLWQVRARRVVLASGAIERHMVFANNDRPGIMLASAARTYLNHHGVAVGKNVGVYTANDSAYAAAIDLKKAGVNIAAIVDLRDNPTGPVIDEARMLGIEINFGRAVIRAGGKLRVSSMTVQPKNGGGERTIAVDAILMSAGWTPSVHLFSQSRGKVAFNDETKRFVPGTYAQDCVSVGACNGTDGLSATLDEAYAAGAKAARDAGAKTAKGTRPKVDASESWSRGMLGAAPGAGPDTTVKAFVDFQNDVTAKDIRQAVHEGMRSIEHVKRFTTNGMATDQGKTSNMHGLAIAAETLGKPIPEVGLTTFRAPYTPVTFGAIVSHARGPLFDPTRKTAIHPWAEAQGAVFEDVGQWKRAWYFPRGGEDMHAAVDRECVAVRNTAGLFDASTLGKIEVVGPDAAKFMELLYTNPWEKLEPGRCRYGIMLREDGFIYDDGVVGRLAPDRFHVTTTTGGAPRVMNHMEDYLQTEFPHLNVWLTSITEQWAVIAVQGPKSRDIIAPLVEGIDMSDEALPHMSVREGKICGVPTRLFRMSFTGERGFEVNVPADYGQAVWEALWAEGQKHGATAYGTEAMHVLRAEKGYIIVGQDTDGTVTPNDAGLDWAVGKKKADFVGIRGLTRPDLVAKGRKQLVGLKTKDPKVVLEEGAQIVEDPRQAIPMKMIGHVTSSYWSQNCGRSIALALVAGGRARTGDTLYVPMPGGTIEVEVSGMVFFDETGGRLNG, from the coding sequence ATGAGCGGCGCGTTCCGCATACCGAGCGCCGGCCGCCTGAGCCAGGCCAAGACCGCCCGCTTCAGCTTCGACGGCCAGTCCTATACCGGCATCGAGGGCGATACGCTGGCTTCGGCGCTGCTGGCCAACGGCGTGCACCTGGTAGGCCGCTCGTTCAAATATCACCGGCCGCGGGGCGTGCTGTCGGCCGGCGCGGAGGAGCCCAACGCGCTGGTGCAGATCGTGCGCGACGACGCGCGCAAAACGCCGAATGTTCGCGCGACCGTGCAGGAGCTCTATGACGGGCTCGCCGCCAACTCGCAGAACCGCTGGCCGTCGCTGTCCTTCGACGTCAGCGCGGTCAACGATCTGGCGTCGCCGCTGTTTTCGGCCGGCTTTTACTACAAGACCTTCATGTGGCCGAAGGCGGCCTGGAAGAGCCTCTACGAACCCAAGATCCGCGAAGCCGCCGGGCTTGGCGTGTCCCCCGACAGGCCGGATCCCGACCATTACTCGTCGCGCTACGCTCATTGCGACGTGCTGGTGCTGGGCGGCGGCGGGGCCGGCATCGCGGCGGCATTGGCAGCGGCTGAAACCGGCGTGCGTGTCATTCTGGCCGATGAGCAGGCCGAATTCGGCGGCAGCCTGCGCTTCGAGAGCGGCGCGAAGATCGACGGCCAGGGCGGCTTTGCCTGGGCGCAGGCGGCGATCGCCAGGCTGAAAGGCATGGACAATGTCCGCGTGCTGTCGCGCACGACCGCGTTCGGCTATTACGCACAGAACTTCGTCGGCCTGGTCGAACGGGTCAGCGACCATCTGCAAAATCCCGGCCACGACCTGCCGCGCGAGCGGCTGTGGCAAGTACGCGCCAGGCGCGTGGTGCTGGCTTCCGGGGCCATCGAGCGCCATATGGTGTTCGCCAACAACGACCGGCCGGGCATCATGCTGGCCTCGGCCGCGCGCACCTATCTCAATCACCATGGCGTCGCGGTCGGAAAAAACGTCGGCGTCTACACCGCCAATGATTCCGCTTACGCGGCGGCGATCGACCTGAAGAAGGCCGGCGTCAACATCGCGGCTATCGTCGATCTGCGCGACAATCCGACAGGGCCGGTGATCGATGAAGCAAGGATGCTCGGCATCGAGATCAATTTCGGCCGCGCGGTGATCCGCGCCGGAGGCAAGCTGCGCGTCTCGTCGATGACGGTGCAGCCGAAGAATGGTGGCGGCGAGCGCACCATTGCGGTCGATGCGATCCTGATGTCGGCCGGCTGGACGCCGTCGGTGCACCTGTTCTCGCAGTCGCGCGGCAAGGTCGCCTTCAACGACGAAACCAAGCGCTTCGTGCCCGGCACCTACGCGCAGGACTGCGTCTCTGTCGGCGCCTGCAACGGCACGGACGGCCTGTCGGCGACCCTCGACGAGGCCTATGCGGCAGGGGCCAAGGCGGCAAGGGACGCCGGCGCAAAGACTGCCAAGGGTACAAGGCCAAAAGTCGACGCCTCGGAAAGCTGGTCGCGTGGCATGCTGGGCGCCGCCCCCGGCGCCGGTCCGGATACGACGGTGAAGGCCTTCGTCGATTTCCAGAACGACGTCACCGCCAAGGACATCCGCCAGGCGGTGCATGAGGGCATGCGCTCGATCGAGCACGTCAAGCGCTTCACCACCAACGGCATGGCGACCGACCAGGGCAAGACCTCGAACATGCACGGCCTGGCGATTGCCGCCGAGACGCTTGGCAAGCCAATCCCCGAGGTGGGCCTCACCACGTTCCGCGCCCCCTATACGCCGGTGACCTTCGGCGCCATCGTCAGCCATGCGCGCGGTCCGCTGTTCGATCCGACGCGCAAGACGGCGATCCATCCCTGGGCTGAAGCCCAAGGCGCCGTGTTCGAGGATGTCGGGCAGTGGAAGCGCGCCTGGTATTTCCCCAGGGGTGGCGAGGACATGCATGCGGCGGTCGACCGCGAGTGCGTCGCGGTTCGAAACACGGCTGGCCTGTTCGACGCCTCGACGCTCGGCAAGATCGAGGTGGTCGGTCCCGATGCGGCCAAGTTCATGGAACTGCTCTACACCAATCCGTGGGAAAAGCTGGAGCCCGGCCGCTGCCGCTACGGCATCATGCTGCGCGAGGATGGCTTCATCTATGATGACGGCGTCGTCGGCAGGCTGGCGCCCGACCGGTTCCATGTGACGACGACGACCGGCGGCGCGCCGCGCGTCATGAACCACATGGAGGACTATCTCCAGACCGAGTTCCCGCATCTCAATGTCTGGCTGACCTCGATCACCGAGCAATGGGCTGTCATCGCCGTGCAGGGGCCGAAGTCTCGCGACATCATCGCGCCGCTGGTCGAAGGCATCGACATGTCGGATGAGGCGCTGCCGCACATGTCGGTGCGCGAGGGCAAGATCTGCGGCGTGCCGACAAGGCTGTTCCGCATGTCGTTCACCGGCGAGCGCGGCTTCGAGGTCAATGTGCCGGCCGATTACGGCCAGGCCGTCTGGGAAGCGCTGTGGGCCGAGGGCCAGAAGCATGGCGCCACCGCCTACGGCACCGAGGCGATGCACGTGCTGCGCGCCGAGAAGGGCTACATCATCGTCGGCCAGGACACCGACGGCACGGTGACGCCCAATGATGCCGGCCTCGACTGGGCCGTCGGCAAGAAGAAGGCCGATTTCGTCGGCATTCGCGGCCTGACGCGGCCTGACCTGGTCGCCAAGGGCCGCAAGCAACTGGTCGGCCTCAAGACCAAGGATCCCAAGGTGGTGCTGGAGGAAGGCGCGCAGATCGTGGAGGATCCCAGGCAGGCGATCCCGATGAAGATGATCGGCCATGTCACGTCGAGCTATTGGTCGCAGAATTGCGGCCGCTCGATCGCTCTGGCGCTGGTCGCCGGCGGTCGCGCACGCACGGGCGACACGCTCTACGTGCCGATGCCTGGCGGGACGATCGAAGTGGAGGTTTCCGGCATGGTGTTCTTCGACGAAACGGGAGGCCGCCTCAATGGCTAA
- a CDS encoding DUF680 domain-containing protein: MKKTLLTLAAVLALSGSALAANTTHPVKHVPAATCVDTKANVKLDCASTGSLEKKGVTETTAEGKGPRLGISINPWIVPSAF, from the coding sequence ATGAAAAAGACCCTCCTCACCCTCGCTGCCGTGCTGGCACTTTCGGGCTCGGCCCTCGCCGCCAACACGACACACCCGGTCAAGCACGTGCCCGCCGCGACCTGCGTCGACACCAAGGCCAATGTGAAGCTCGATTGCGCATCGACCGGCTCGCTCGAGAAAAAGGGCGTCACGGAAACCACCGCTGAAGGCAAGGGCCCGCGCCTCGGCATCAGCATCAATCCCTGGATCGTGCCGAGCGCGTTCTGA
- a CDS encoding SDR family NAD(P)-dependent oxidoreductase, with protein sequence MGRFDGKTVLITGAAGGLGRGAAKAFAAESARLVLSDLDEPILRSFAETLDAETAVLAGNIADEALSRALVALAVERFGRLDVAVNNAGILQSFVRLPQVASEEARRVIEIDLLGVFYAMKHQIPQMERQFKADGKGGAIVNIASAAGLGGAPKLSIYAAAKHGVVGLTRSAAIEYASKGLRINAVCPAHTRTAMVDSFVRVSGAPEADALAELTRGVPMRRVAEVDEITPVILFAADPANSFMTGHTLAVDGGVGAI encoded by the coding sequence ATGGGCCGCTTCGACGGAAAGACGGTGTTGATCACGGGTGCCGCGGGCGGGCTTGGCCGCGGCGCCGCCAAAGCTTTTGCCGCCGAGAGCGCGCGGCTGGTCCTCTCCGACCTCGATGAACCAATCTTGAGGAGCTTTGCCGAAACGCTCGATGCCGAGACGGCGGTCCTGGCCGGCAACATCGCCGACGAGGCGCTATCGCGGGCGCTGGTGGCTCTGGCGGTCGAAAGATTCGGCCGGCTGGATGTCGCGGTCAACAATGCCGGCATCCTGCAGAGTTTCGTGCGTTTGCCGCAGGTCGCCTCGGAGGAGGCGCGCCGGGTGATCGAAATCGATCTGCTCGGCGTCTTCTATGCCATGAAGCACCAGATCCCGCAGATGGAGCGGCAGTTCAAGGCGGACGGCAAGGGCGGCGCCATCGTCAACATCGCCTCCGCCGCCGGACTGGGTGGCGCGCCGAAGCTTTCGATCTATGCCGCCGCCAAGCACGGCGTGGTTGGGCTGACCCGGTCGGCGGCAATTGAATACGCCAGCAAGGGCCTGCGCATCAACGCGGTCTGTCCGGCGCACACGAGAACGGCGATGGTCGACAGTTTCGTGCGCGTCTCCGGCGCTCCGGAAGCTGACGCCTTGGCCGAACTGACGCGCGGCGTGCCGATGAGGAGGGTGGCCGAAGTGGATGAGATCACCCCGGTGATCCTGTTCGCCGCCGACCCCGCCAACTCCTTCATGACCGGCCACACATTGGCTGTCGACGGCGGCGTCGGCGCCATCTGA
- a CDS encoding ThuA domain-containing protein: MPVKAVVWGENVHEQTNAAVRGLYPLGMHETIAAALNQDKGIEATTATLQEPEHGLSESRLAATDVLLWWGHAAHGEVKDEIVERVQKRVWEGMGLIVLHSGHYSKIFKRLMGTPCSLKWREAGERERVWAINRGHPIAQGIGECLEIGETEMYGEPFAVPEPLETVFVSWYEGGEVFRSGLTYQRGAGRIFYFSPGHETYPIYHNEGVHQVLRNAVHWAHNPASAWSGIINAPNVPTDQAKEKIVQKGLRLHADGDKGLS; this comes from the coding sequence ATGCCGGTAAAAGCCGTCGTCTGGGGCGAGAATGTCCATGAGCAGACCAATGCCGCCGTGCGCGGCCTTTATCCCTTGGGCATGCATGAGACCATCGCAGCCGCGCTCAACCAGGATAAGGGCATCGAGGCGACCACCGCCACCTTGCAGGAGCCGGAGCACGGCTTGAGCGAAAGCCGGCTGGCTGCTACCGATGTCCTGCTCTGGTGGGGCCATGCCGCCCATGGCGAGGTCAAGGACGAGATCGTCGAGCGCGTACAGAAACGGGTCTGGGAAGGCATGGGTCTGATCGTGCTCCATTCCGGACACTATTCGAAGATCTTCAAGCGGCTGATGGGCACGCCTTGTTCGCTGAAATGGCGCGAAGCGGGCGAGCGCGAGCGCGTCTGGGCCATCAACCGCGGCCATCCGATCGCGCAAGGCATCGGCGAGTGCCTGGAGATCGGCGAGACGGAGATGTATGGCGAGCCCTTCGCGGTGCCGGAGCCGCTGGAGACGGTGTTCGTCTCCTGGTACGAAGGCGGCGAAGTCTTCCGGTCGGGGCTGACCTATCAGCGCGGCGCCGGACGGATCTTCTATTTCTCGCCCGGCCACGAGACCTACCCGATCTACCACAATGAAGGCGTGCATCAGGTGCTGCGCAACGCCGTGCATTGGGCGCACAATCCCGCATCCGCATGGTCCGGCATCATCAATGCGCCGAACGTGCCGACAGACCAGGCCAAGGAGAAGATCGTCCAGAAGGGCCTGCGCCTGCATGCCGACGGCGACAAGGGCCTTAGTTAG
- a CDS encoding sarcosine oxidase subunit gamma, protein MAKAVAKKTASAASPAAERRPALAGRAISAAGVKVEVLPPAERISLRAPEASLAALSKALGVTMPKKPKTSVSKGGRTALWLGPDEWMIIDEAGKDPLADCAKISALHSAVGISHRNVAISVAGPAAAAAINSGCPQDLSLEAFPVGAASRTILGKAEIVLLRTAQDAFRVECWRSFSDYVFTFLSEGARDAAA, encoded by the coding sequence ATGGCTAAGGCAGTCGCGAAAAAGACGGCTTCGGCCGCATCGCCGGCGGCCGAGCGCCGTCCGGCGCTGGCCGGGCGCGCTATCTCCGCCGCCGGCGTCAAGGTAGAGGTGCTGCCGCCGGCCGAACGGATCTCGCTGCGCGCTCCGGAGGCGTCGCTTGCCGCCTTGTCGAAGGCGCTCGGCGTGACCATGCCGAAAAAGCCGAAGACGTCCGTGTCGAAAGGCGGGCGCACCGCGCTGTGGCTTGGGCCGGATGAATGGATGATCATCGACGAGGCCGGCAAAGACCCGCTCGCCGATTGTGCAAAGATTTCCGCCTTGCATTCCGCTGTCGGCATCTCGCATCGCAACGTTGCGATATCGGTCGCCGGTCCGGCCGCGGCCGCGGCAATCAATTCGGGCTGCCCGCAGGATCTGTCGCTCGAAGCCTTCCCGGTGGGTGCCGCCTCGCGTACCATTCTCGGCAAGGCCGAGATCGTTCTGCTGCGCACGGCGCAAGACGCTTTCCGGGTCGAGTGCTGGCGTTCCTTCTCGGATTATGTCTTTACTTTCCTCTCCGAGGGAGCACGCGACGCGGCGGCCTGA
- a CDS encoding sarcosine oxidase subunit delta yields the protein MLLIRCPYCEEERPELEFRNAGEAHIARSANMSGESDEDFEKFFFIRSNPKGIIYERWRHMHGCARFFNAVRDTVTDKFVMTYKAGEPKPSKLPKNSSEVVAK from the coding sequence ATGCTTCTCATCCGCTGCCCCTATTGCGAGGAAGAGCGTCCGGAACTTGAGTTCCGCAACGCCGGCGAGGCGCATATCGCGCGCTCGGCCAACATGTCAGGCGAGAGCGACGAGGATTTCGAAAAATTCTTCTTCATCCGCTCGAATCCCAAAGGCATCATCTATGAGCGCTGGCGACACATGCATGGCTGTGCGCGCTTCTTCAACGCCGTGCGCGACACCGTCACCGACAAGTTCGTCATGACCTACAAGGCCGGCGAGCCGAAGCCTTCCAAGCTGCCCAAAAACTCCAGCGAAGTGGTTGCCAAATGA
- a CDS encoding SDR family oxidoreductase — translation MSYLDDLFSVAGKTALVTGAATGIGRMAATGLVKAGATVMIASRKGEDCIKVAEELNGFGAPGRAEGFAGDVSSEAGIAALVGEVKTRAERLHILVNNAGVSWGAPLESFPYHAWAKVFGVNVTAVFHLTRELLPLLEAAASDEDPARVINLGSVMGTQPLADDAYSYTASKAAVHHLTRTLALEFAGRRITVNAFAPGPFQSRMTAFATATEEQARYVGSHVPIGRIGAPDDIAGATLYLCSRAGSYVTGAILPIDGGQSVQHGLTLFKE, via the coding sequence ATGAGCTATCTCGACGATCTTTTTTCGGTGGCCGGCAAGACCGCGCTGGTCACGGGCGCGGCGACCGGCATCGGCCGCATGGCGGCGACGGGCCTCGTCAAGGCCGGCGCAACGGTGATGATCGCCTCGCGCAAGGGCGAGGACTGCATCAAGGTCGCCGAGGAATTGAACGGGTTTGGCGCGCCGGGCCGGGCGGAAGGCTTTGCCGGAGACGTTTCCAGCGAGGCCGGCATTGCCGCCTTGGTCGGCGAGGTCAAGACGCGGGCCGAACGGCTGCATATCCTGGTCAACAATGCCGGCGTGTCCTGGGGAGCGCCGCTGGAGAGCTTCCCCTATCATGCCTGGGCCAAGGTGTTCGGCGTCAACGTCACCGCCGTCTTCCACCTGACCCGCGAACTGCTGCCGCTGCTCGAAGCCGCCGCCAGCGACGAGGATCCAGCCCGGGTGATCAATCTGGGCTCCGTGATGGGCACGCAGCCGCTGGCCGACGACGCCTACTCCTACACCGCCTCCAAAGCGGCCGTTCATCACCTGACGCGCACCCTGGCGCTGGAATTCGCCGGCCGCCGCATCACCGTCAACGCCTTTGCCCCTGGGCCCTTCCAGAGCCGGATGACGGCGTTTGCCACCGCCACTGAGGAACAGGCCAGGTATGTCGGCAGCCACGTTCCGATCGGCCGTATCGGCGCCCCGGATGACATTGCCGGCGCAACGCTCTATTTGTGCAGCCGTGCAGGCAGCTATGTCACCGGCGCCATCCTGCCGATTGACGGCGGACAGTCGGTGCAGCATGGGCTGACCCTGTTCAAGGAATGA
- a CDS encoding MaoC family dehydratase → MKLEDIRVEPISLDVLLASVGKEVGVSPWRVVTQRMIDQFADATDDHQFIHCDPERAKRETPFGGTIAHGFLSLSLLSAMTFETMPPLENGKMGVNHGFDSLRFLAPVKTGARIRTRFVLADVKVRPSGWVQTAHDVTIEIEGSKKPALTARWLTLTLIERQPETA, encoded by the coding sequence ATGAAACTGGAGGACATCCGCGTGGAACCGATCAGTCTCGATGTGCTTCTGGCCAGCGTCGGCAAGGAGGTGGGCGTCTCGCCATGGCGGGTGGTCACGCAGCGCATGATCGACCAGTTCGCAGACGCCACCGACGACCACCAGTTCATTCATTGCGATCCGGAGCGGGCCAAGCGCGAGACGCCATTCGGCGGCACCATCGCGCATGGCTTCCTGTCGCTGTCGCTGTTGTCGGCAATGACGTTCGAGACCATGCCGCCGCTGGAAAACGGCAAGATGGGCGTCAACCACGGCTTCGATTCGCTGCGCTTCCTGGCGCCGGTGAAGACCGGCGCGCGCATCCGCACCCGTTTCGTGCTGGCTGACGTCAAGGTCAGGCCCTCAGGTTGGGTGCAGACGGCCCATGACGTGACGATCGAGATCGAGGGCTCGAAGAAACCGGCGCTCACCGCCCGCTGGCTGACGCTGACCCTGATCGAACGCCAGCCAGAGACCGCATGA
- a CDS encoding phosphotransferase family protein produces the protein MSDPNALDQAALSPYLEARIPGFAGLSSVEKFKSGQSNPTYLLTAASGRYVLRAKPPGQLLKSAHQVDREFRVMSALSGTAVPVPRMLHLSAENSPIGRMFYIMDFIDGRIFWNPALPEARDNGERAAIYDAMNATLAALHGVDIEAVGLGDFGRPGNYFERQLARWTSQYRASETGAIADMDRLIDWLETHRPADDGRVSLVHGDYRLDNLIFAPDRPKVMAVLDWELSTSGHPFADIAYQCMQWRLPHSSGFRGLGGIDRAALGLPSEEDYVATYCRRRGLTGIGDWTFFLAFSFFRLAAICQGVYKRALDGNASNPEKARTYGEAVKLLSHLAAKLID, from the coding sequence ATGAGCGACCCGAACGCGCTCGACCAGGCAGCGCTTTCGCCCTATCTCGAGGCGCGGATCCCCGGTTTTGCCGGACTTTCCTCCGTCGAAAAATTCAAATCCGGCCAATCCAACCCGACCTATCTGCTGACGGCGGCCAGCGGCCGCTACGTGCTGCGCGCCAAGCCGCCGGGGCAGTTGCTGAAATCGGCACACCAGGTCGACCGTGAATTCAGGGTGATGAGCGCCCTTTCGGGCACCGCCGTGCCGGTGCCGCGGATGCTGCATCTCTCGGCCGAGAACTCGCCGATCGGCCGCATGTTCTACATCATGGATTTCATCGACGGCCGCATCTTCTGGAATCCGGCACTGCCGGAAGCGCGCGACAATGGCGAGCGCGCCGCCATCTACGATGCCATGAACGCCACGCTCGCCGCCCTGCACGGCGTCGATATCGAGGCCGTGGGTCTCGGCGATTTCGGCCGGCCGGGCAACTATTTCGAGCGCCAACTGGCGCGTTGGACCAGTCAGTACCGCGCCTCGGAGACCGGTGCCATTGCCGACATGGACCGGCTGATCGACTGGCTGGAGACGCACAGGCCCGCCGACGACGGCCGTGTCTCGCTGGTGCATGGTGACTATCGGCTGGACAATCTGATATTCGCGCCGGACCGGCCGAAGGTGATGGCGGTGCTCGACTGGGAACTGTCCACATCAGGCCATCCATTTGCCGATATCGCCTACCAGTGCATGCAATGGCGCCTGCCGCATAGCTCGGGCTTTCGCGGCCTGGGCGGTATCGACCGCGCCGCGCTCGGACTGCCTTCGGAAGAGGACTATGTCGCCACCTATTGCCGGCGGCGCGGGCTCACCGGCATCGGCGACTGGACGTTCTTCCTCGCCTTCTCCTTCTTCCGGCTGGCCGCGATCTGCCAGGGCGTCTACAAGCGCGCGCTCGACGGCAATGCCTCGAACCCGGAAAAGGCCAGGACCTATGGCGAGGCGGTGAAACTGCTTTCGCATCTCGCCGCGAAACTGATCGACTGA